Sequence from the Aquimarina sp. Aq107 genome:
CCAGAACTTTTTTGGAGTGAGATAGCAGAAGAACATTTTTTATGGAGAAAAAAGTGGGATAAGGTACTGGAATGGGATTTTGCTAAACCTGAAGTAAAGTGGTTCCAAGGTGCAAAATTGAACATTACAGAAAACTGTATAGATAGGCATTTGTATGTTCGAGGAGATAAAACGGCCATTTTATTCGAGCCTAATAACCCTAAAGATCCGGCAGAACATATTACATATAATCAGTTACACGAACGTGTGTGTAAATTTGCGAATGTTCTTAAAAGTAAGGGGATTCAAAAAGGAGATAGAGTTTGTATTTATCTTCCAATGATCCCAGAATTAGCAATTTCAGTTTTAGCTTGTGCAAGAATAGGTGCTATTCATTCGGTAGTATTTGCGGGGTTTTCTGCCACAGCATTGTCAACTAGGATTAATGACTGCGATGCTAAAATGGTTATTACCTCAGATGGTTCCTATAGAGGAGCAAAAACAATTGATCTAAAAAGTATTGTAGATGATGCATTAGAAGATTGTCCTGGGATTAAATCAGTTCTGGTGGTAAAAAGAATAGAGTCTGATATACAGATGAAGCCTGATCGGGATGAATGGTTACAGCCTTTACTAGATAGTGCAGATACCGAATGTATTCCTGAGGTCATGGATGCAGAGGATCCTCTATTTATATTATATACCTCTGGTTCTACAGGAAAACCCAAAGGTATGATGCATACTACTGCGGGTTATATGGTCTATACTGCATATAGTTTTAAAAATGTTTTTCAGTACAAGGAAGATGATATTTATTGGTGTACAGCTGATATAGGATGGATTACAGGGCATTCATATATTGTATATGGTCCATTAGCAAATGGAGCGACAACAGTAATGTTTGAAGGAGTACCATCCTATCCTGATTTTGGAAGATTTTGGGATATAGTTCAAAAGCATAAGATTACTCAATTTTATACTGCCCCAACGGCTATAAGGGCTTTGGCGAAGGAAAATTTAGATTATGTTACTGAGTATGATTTATCAAGTCTAAAGGTGTTAGGTACGGTTGGAGAACCAATAAATGAAGAAGCTTGGCATTGGTATAATGATCATGTAGGTGAAAAGAAATGTCCAATAGTAGATACTTGGTGGCAAACTGAAACAGGAGGAATCTTAATTTCACCTATTCCGTTTGCAACACCAACAAAGCCAACATATGCAACGCTTCCAATGCCTGGTGTGCAACCAGTACTTATGGATGAAAATGGAAATGAAATTGAAGGAAATCAGGTAGAAGGAAGATTGTGTGTTAAGTTTCCTTGGCCTTCCATGGCAAGAACTATTTGGGGTAACCATAAGAGATATAAGGATACTTATTTTTCTGCATTTAATAATAAATATTTTACGGGAGATGGAGCTTTCAGAGATGAGGTTGGGTATTATAGGATAACCGGTAGAGTAGATGATGTGATTATTGTATCCGGTCATAATTTGGGAACTGCACCAATAGAAGATGCAATTAATGAACATCCTGCGGTAGCAGAATCGGCCATTGTCGGCTTTCCACACGATATTAAAGGAAATGCTTTGTACGGTTTTGTAATTCTTAAAGAAGTTGGAGAATCTAGAGATCGTGATAATTTGAGCAAAGAGGTGAATCAACAAATCACTGAACGTATAGGGCCGATTGCTAAATTAGATAAAATTCAATTCGTATCCGGATTACCTAAAACCAGAAGTGGGAAGATTATGAGGCGTATTTTGAGAAAAATAGCTTCTAAGGACACATCAAATCTTGGAGATACTAGTACATTATTAAATCCAGAAGTGGTTCAAGAGATAATGGATAATGTATTGTAGTATTTTCGGTGTTAATTAAAAAGCCTCGCATTTGCGAGGCTTTTTAATTTGTTATTTTTTTGATTTAGCTCTTGTTCTAGGCTTAGGTTTTTCAAAATAACTAAAAGTTTCTCCCGATTTTATAGAAAGCAAACTTTCGTAAATAAGGCGTATAACATTTTCTACATCATCTCTATGAACCATTTCCACAGTAGTGTGCATATAGCGAAGAGGTAAAGAGATTAATGCCGATGCAACACCGCCATTACTATATGCAAATGCATCAGTGTCCGTTCCTGTCGATCTACTCGATGCCATGCGCTGAAAAGGTATTTTCTTTTTTTCTGCAGTATCAATCAACAATTCTCTAAGTCTATTTTGTACAGCAGGAGCATAAGAAATTACAGGGCCATCACCAATTTTGGTTTCACCTTCAGTTTTTCTTTCTATCATAGGAGTGGTTGTATCATGACAAACATCCGTTACAATAGCTACATCGGGTTGTATCGTATGTGTGATCATTTCGGCACCTCTAAGACCAATTTCTTCTTGTACAGAATTAGTAATATAAAGACCAAAATCAAGTTTATCCTTGTTTTCTTTTAGTAAACGAGCAACTTCGGCGATCATAAAACCACCCATTCTGTTATCCAAAGCACGACAAACAAACTTATCATTATTAAGAATAAAAAACTCGTCAGGATATGTTATTACACAACCAACATGAACTCCAAGAGCTAATACTTCTTCTTTGGTATTGCATCCTACATCAATACATATGTTACTTAATTTAGGAGCTTCTTCTTTAGCTTTATTTCTTGTGTGGATTGCTGGCCAACCAAATACGCCTTGTATAATTCCTTTTTTTGTATGAATGTTTACGCGTTTTGATGTTGCTATTTGGTGATCACTACCACCATTTCTAATAACATAAATTAAACCATTGTCTGTAATATAGTTTACATACCATGAAATTTCATCAGCGTGCCCTTCAATTACTACTTTGTATTTAGCTTTAGGATTAATGACAGCAACAGCAGTTCCATATGTATCAGTAATAAAATCATCTACATAAGGTTTTAAATAATCCATCCAGATTTTTTGCCCTTCCCATTCATAACCTGTAGGCGCCGCATTGTTCAAATACTTCTCCAGAAAAGTCAAAGACTTTTTATTTAGTATACTTTTTTTAGCCATTTATATAAATTTGTTTTGTACGAAGTTAATAATATTCACAAAGATTTTACAGTTTACAAACTGTTTATTGTTAATTTTGGAACGATTTTAGAAGATCAATATCTATTATGCAGAGAAAAATAATGTACATATTAATGATATTATTTCCATTAACGGTTTTGTGCCAAAAGGAAATAGATTCAATAAAAACCGATTCTACGGGGTATGTGCAATACTATATTATAGAAGGAGATACAATTCCGCACGATGCTATTGATCTTGATGAAGTAGTTATATTAGGTAAGTTAAAATTTAAAGATAGACTGGCAAGAAGAAAGTATCTTATATTAAGACGTAAAACAAGAAAAGTATATCCATATGCAAAATTGGCATCAGATAGACTTACTACGTTAAATGAAAGGTTAAAAAACATTAAATCTAAAAGTGCTCGTAAAAAATATGTAAAAATACTTCAGAAATATATGGAAGAAGAATTTACAGCAGAGTTAAAAAAGATGACTCGTACGGAAGGGCAGATTTTAGTAAAGTTAATACACAGGCAAACTGGTCAGACAATGTTTGATTTGGTAAAGGAATATAGGAGTGGTTGGAAAGCATTCTGGTATAATAGTACCGCTAAACTTTTTAGTATTTCCTTAAAAGAAGAATATGATCCTATTAATGTAGAAGAAGATTATTGGATTGAAGATATTCTTCAAAGAAGTTTCCAGTCTAATATATTGGAAGAACAAAAAACGGCATTGGATTTTAGTTTTTATGATCTTAGAAATAAATGGAACGATACAATTAAAACTACCTCCACAAAGAATTAGTGTTATTATATTCCTGTTATTTAATAAGTACTCTTTTAATACTATCTCCTAGAAAACTTCTGGTTTATTGATATTGATAATCTAAGTTTTAATTTAAGATATTGTAGTTGTGATTGTTATGGGTTCAGGGAGTGAGAAAAGCTGTACTCGTATTGTTAAAAACTTTTATCCTTTATTTTGATTTATTTTATTATCTTCGCTTTCCAACTTTTTAAAAACCAGCAAGTTCAGAATTTCTTTAAAAAAATACTTATTTTTTTTGTTGTTGATTAGAAAAAGGGTTGTATGTTTGCACCCGCAAAACGGGATATTGTTTTGTTAAGTTCATTGAGATTATTTTTGTTTGTTTGGGTCAGGTTTTACTGGGGTTTAGATGCTTTTGTAGATTTGGTTCGGGGTTCAAAAAAAACTTTAATTTTTTTTAAAAAAAGTTTTGCAGGATTAAAAAGAGGTTGTATATTTGCACCCGCTTTGAGAAACAAGCGAAGTTCATAAGAATAAAAGTTGTACTGGAGTAGAGTGATTAGGTTCATTTATAGGGTTCGATTCCTTGTTAATTTTCGATTAACGACCGGCAATGAAGATTGTTTTCGGTTAGTTAAAAAAGTTCATTGATATATTGATTGACAGCGCGTATTATGGTTGTATTTATTTACGATCATTTTACAATAAGAATTAAGACTAGAAGCATTTTTGAGATACGATTTAAAATTCCTGTTGTTATTGTTAAATAATATTTAAGAATACACGATGAAGAGTTTGATCCTGGCTCAGGATGAACGCTAGCGGCAGGCTTAACACATGCAAGTCGAGGGGTAACGTGAGTGCTTGCACTTGACGACGACCGGCGCACGGGTGCGTAACGCGTATAGAACCTACCTTATAGTAAGGGATAGCCCAGAGAAATTTGGATTAATACCTTATAGTATGATAAGATGGCATCATTTAATCATTAAAGATTTATTGCTATAAGATGGCTATGCGTTCTATTAGCTAGTTGGTATGGTAACGGCATACCAAGGCAACGATAGATAGGGGTCCTGAGAGGGAGATCCCCCACACTGGTACTGAGACACGGACCAGACTCCTACGGGAGGCAGCAGTGAGGAATATTGGACAATGGAGGCAACTCTGATCCAGCCATGCCGCGTGTAGGAAGACTGCCCTATGGGTTGTAAACTACTTTTATAGAGGAAGAAACAGTTCCACGTGTGGAACTCTGACGGTACTCTACGAATAAGGATCGGCTAACTCCGTGCCAGCAGCCGCGGTAATACGGAGGATCCAAGCGTTATCCGGAATCATTGGGTTTAAAGGGTCCGTAGGCGGGTCTGTAAGTCAGTGGTGAAAGTTTTCGGCTCAACCGGAAAATTGCCATTGATACTGCAGGTCTTGAATCATTATGAAGTGGTTAGAATAAGTAGTGTAGCGGTGAAATGCATAGATATTACTTAGAATACCGATTGCGAAGGCAGATCACTAATAATGTATTGACGCTAAGGGACGAAAGCGTGGGTAGCGAACAGGATTAGATACCCTGGTAGTCCACGCCGTAAACGATGGTTACTAGCTGTTCGGACTTCGGTCTGAGTGGCTAAGCGAAAGTGATAAGTAACCCACCTGGGGAGTACGTTCGCAAGAATGAAACTCAAAGGAATTGACGGGGGCCCGCACAAGCGGTGGAGCATGTGGTTTAATTCGATGATACGCGAGGAACCTTACCAGGGCTTAAATGTAGTATGACAGGTTTAGAGATAGACTTTTCTTCGGACATATTACAAGGTGCTGCATGGTTGTCGTCAGCTCGTGCCGTGAGGTGTCAGGTTAAGTCCTATAACGAGCGCAACCCCTGTTGTTAGTTGCCAGCGAGTAATGTCGGGAACTCTAGCAAGACTGCCGGTGCAAACCGCGAGGAAGGTGGGGATGACGTCAAATCATCACGGCCCTTACGTCCTGGGCCACACACGTGCTACAATGGTAGGTACAGAGAGCAGCCACTGGGTGACCAGGAGCGAATCTATAA
This genomic interval carries:
- the acs gene encoding acetate--CoA ligase; this translates as MSNYHIKHLEEYFQVYRKSVRNPELFWSEIAEEHFLWRKKWDKVLEWDFAKPEVKWFQGAKLNITENCIDRHLYVRGDKTAILFEPNNPKDPAEHITYNQLHERVCKFANVLKSKGIQKGDRVCIYLPMIPELAISVLACARIGAIHSVVFAGFSATALSTRINDCDAKMVITSDGSYRGAKTIDLKSIVDDALEDCPGIKSVLVVKRIESDIQMKPDRDEWLQPLLDSADTECIPEVMDAEDPLFILYTSGSTGKPKGMMHTTAGYMVYTAYSFKNVFQYKEDDIYWCTADIGWITGHSYIVYGPLANGATTVMFEGVPSYPDFGRFWDIVQKHKITQFYTAPTAIRALAKENLDYVTEYDLSSLKVLGTVGEPINEEAWHWYNDHVGEKKCPIVDTWWQTETGGILISPIPFATPTKPTYATLPMPGVQPVLMDENGNEIEGNQVEGRLCVKFPWPSMARTIWGNHKRYKDTYFSAFNNKYFTGDGAFRDEVGYYRITGRVDDVIIVSGHNLGTAPIEDAINEHPAVAESAIVGFPHDIKGNALYGFVILKEVGESRDRDNLSKEVNQQITERIGPIAKLDKIQFVSGLPKTRSGKIMRRILRKIASKDTSNLGDTSTLLNPEVVQEIMDNVL
- a CDS encoding M42 family metallopeptidase, encoding MAKKSILNKKSLTFLEKYLNNAAPTGYEWEGQKIWMDYLKPYVDDFITDTYGTAVAVINPKAKYKVVIEGHADEISWYVNYITDNGLIYVIRNGGSDHQIATSKRVNIHTKKGIIQGVFGWPAIHTRNKAKEEAPKLSNICIDVGCNTKEEVLALGVHVGCVITYPDEFFILNNDKFVCRALDNRMGGFMIAEVARLLKENKDKLDFGLYITNSVQEEIGLRGAEMITHTIQPDVAIVTDVCHDTTTPMIERKTEGETKIGDGPVISYAPAVQNRLRELLIDTAEKKKIPFQRMASSRSTGTDTDAFAYSNGGVASALISLPLRYMHTTVEMVHRDDVENVIRLIYESLLSIKSGETFSYFEKPKPRTRAKSKK
- a CDS encoding DUF4294 domain-containing protein: MQRKIMYILMILFPLTVLCQKEIDSIKTDSTGYVQYYIIEGDTIPHDAIDLDEVVILGKLKFKDRLARRKYLILRRKTRKVYPYAKLASDRLTTLNERLKNIKSKSARKKYVKILQKYMEEEFTAELKKMTRTEGQILVKLIHRQTGQTMFDLVKEYRSGWKAFWYNSTAKLFSISLKEEYDPINVEEDYWIEDILQRSFQSNILEEQKTALDFSFYDLRNKWNDTIKTTSTKN